One segment of Setaria viridis chromosome 4, Setaria_viridis_v4.0, whole genome shotgun sequence DNA contains the following:
- the LOC117852291 gene encoding chaperone protein dnaJ C76, chloroplastic isoform X1 has product MVGFFGTSAAYVHCHLQLRNGSVHSELIRPNHYRPRSVIRCCSTARGRIRDYYYQVLGVTVHSTPQEIKEAYRKLQKQHHPDIAGYKGHDYTLLLNEAYNVLMRNLSRHVDGKSRAGTGSGYTGDGYSSWNGPVRSQALFVDENKCIGCRECVHHAARTFSMDDVLGSAHVDIQFGDLEQQIQLAVESCPVNCIHWVESQELPVLEFLSRPQPKEGHGIFGGGWERPRNVFAAAKNFAKRLEREEQELEREQSSRSHGGHADCEAETEAQAEARHRAGEELRWKPLVDIWNGFRGWRKGGTDR; this is encoded by the exons ATGGTAGGGTTCTTCGGCACCTCTGCTGCTTatgttcattgtcatttgcaGCTCAGAAATGGATCAGTTCACAGTGAACTGATTAGACCAAACCACTACAGACCAAGAAGTGTGATCAGGTGCTGCAGCACAGCGAGGGGAAGGATCAGGGACTACTACTACCAGGTGCTTGGGGTCACAGTTCATTCCACACCTCAGGAGATAAAGGAGGCTTACAGGAAACTTCAGAAGCAACACCATCCTGACATTGCTGGCTACAAG GGTCATGACTACACCCTGTTGCTGAACGAAGCGTACAATGTGTTGATGAGGAACCTTTCCAGGCATGTTGATGGCAAGAGTAGAGCCGGCACTGGAAGCGGTTACACTGGGGATGGGTATAGCTCCTGGAATGGACCTGTGAGAAGCCAAGCTCTCTTTGTAGATGAGAACAAGTGCATAG GATGCAGGGAGTGCGTGCATCATGCTGCCAGGACATTTTCCATGGACGACGTTCTTGGCAGTGCGCATGTGGATATCCAGTTTGGAGACCTGGAGCAGCAGATTCAG CTGGCTGTGGAGTCCTGCCCCGTGAACTGCATCCACTGGGTTGAGAGCCAGGAGCTGCCGGTGCTGGAGTTCCTGTCCCGTCCGCAGCCAAAGGAAGGCCATGGTATCTTCGGTGGAGGGTGGGAACGGCCTAGGAACGTGTTCGCAGCAGCCAAGAACTTTGCCAAGAGACTCGAAAGGGAGGAACAGGAACTGGAACGGGAGCAATCCTCCAGAAGCCACGGTG GGCATGCAGATTGCGAAGCTGAAACGGAGGCGCAGGCCGAGGCAAGGCACCGCGCAGGGGAGGAACTCAGATGGAAACCTCTGGTTGATATTTGGAATGGATTCAGAGGCTGGAGGAAAGGCGGAACAGATCGGTGA
- the LOC117852291 gene encoding chaperone protein dnaJ C76, chloroplastic isoform X2, translating into MVGFFGTSAAYVHCHLQLRNGSVHSELIRPNHYRPRSVIRCCSTARGRIRDYYYQVLGVTVHSTPQEIKEAYRKLQKQHHPDIAGYKGHDYTLLLNEAYNVLMRNLSRHVDGKSRAGTGSGYTGDGYSSWNGPVRSQALFVDENKCIGCRECVHHAARTFSMDDVLGSAHVDIQFGDLEQQIQLAVESCPVNCIHWVESQELPVLEFLSRPQPKEGHGIFGGGWERPRNVFAAAKNFAKRLEREEQELEREQSSRSHGHADCEAETEAQAEARHRAGEELRWKPLVDIWNGFRGWRKGGTDR; encoded by the exons ATGGTAGGGTTCTTCGGCACCTCTGCTGCTTatgttcattgtcatttgcaGCTCAGAAATGGATCAGTTCACAGTGAACTGATTAGACCAAACCACTACAGACCAAGAAGTGTGATCAGGTGCTGCAGCACAGCGAGGGGAAGGATCAGGGACTACTACTACCAGGTGCTTGGGGTCACAGTTCATTCCACACCTCAGGAGATAAAGGAGGCTTACAGGAAACTTCAGAAGCAACACCATCCTGACATTGCTGGCTACAAG GGTCATGACTACACCCTGTTGCTGAACGAAGCGTACAATGTGTTGATGAGGAACCTTTCCAGGCATGTTGATGGCAAGAGTAGAGCCGGCACTGGAAGCGGTTACACTGGGGATGGGTATAGCTCCTGGAATGGACCTGTGAGAAGCCAAGCTCTCTTTGTAGATGAGAACAAGTGCATAG GATGCAGGGAGTGCGTGCATCATGCTGCCAGGACATTTTCCATGGACGACGTTCTTGGCAGTGCGCATGTGGATATCCAGTTTGGAGACCTGGAGCAGCAGATTCAG CTGGCTGTGGAGTCCTGCCCCGTGAACTGCATCCACTGGGTTGAGAGCCAGGAGCTGCCGGTGCTGGAGTTCCTGTCCCGTCCGCAGCCAAAGGAAGGCCATGGTATCTTCGGTGGAGGGTGGGAACGGCCTAGGAACGTGTTCGCAGCAGCCAAGAACTTTGCCAAGAGACTCGAAAGGGAGGAACAGGAACTGGAACGGGAGCAATCCTCCAGAAGCCACG GGCATGCAGATTGCGAAGCTGAAACGGAGGCGCAGGCCGAGGCAAGGCACCGCGCAGGGGAGGAACTCAGATGGAAACCTCTGGTTGATATTTGGAATGGATTCAGAGGCTGGAGGAAAGGCGGAACAGATCGGTGA